In Flavobacterium sp. N3904, one DNA window encodes the following:
- a CDS encoding helix-turn-helix domain-containing protein, whose protein sequence is MNVDRIEFMAWMERIMERFDILMELINGDKNQLAIIDGEELLDNQDILQMLKISARSLQRYRSSGKLPYYTISGKIYYKLSDVHQFVRESFTVPMSKGKANG, encoded by the coding sequence ATGAATGTGGATAGAATAGAATTTATGGCTTGGATGGAGCGAATCATGGAGCGGTTTGATATCCTTATGGAATTAATAAACGGAGATAAAAACCAACTTGCTATTATTGATGGAGAAGAGCTGCTGGACAATCAGGATATTTTGCAGATGCTGAAGATAAGTGCGCGATCCTTGCAGCGTTACCGCTCTTCTGGCAAGCTGCCCTATTACACAATTAGTGGAAAAATTTATTATAAGCTTTCAGATGTTCATCAGTTCGTCAGAGAAAGTTTTACTGTTCCCATGTCCAAAGGAAAAGCCAATGGATGA
- a CDS encoding RteC domain-containing protein has protein sequence MFEKAIESFNAICNEILEADETMQNKACNGIVLCNKTLTNLKEIVDKNDFNTVPEEIDFFKNIKPVPMSLLIYFTEVRSCELRMPKAGKTYKVQFLQKELRKINKFFYRNADFVHYMEQGYCYLDHQFFTRNHRDNFPFTPMTDYYQFPEFSTSQDMLWAKVKAMYRFIHYIRQALKRLKVDDSEIFEEKKHKVLLWTGPKTALTELIYALFSNGAINYGAADINTITASFEDFFNIKLDNIYKTYTEIKARKSSKTKFLEELTLNLQQKMSREDQE, from the coding sequence ATGTTTGAAAAAGCGATTGAATCATTTAATGCTATCTGCAATGAAATTTTAGAGGCAGACGAAACGATGCAAAATAAGGCTTGCAATGGAATTGTATTGTGTAATAAAACATTAACGAACTTGAAAGAGATAGTGGATAAAAATGATTTTAACACTGTTCCGGAAGAGATTGATTTTTTCAAAAACATCAAGCCCGTTCCTATGAGTTTATTGATTTATTTTACAGAAGTACGTTCCTGTGAACTAAGAATGCCTAAGGCGGGTAAAACCTATAAAGTTCAATTTCTTCAGAAAGAATTGCGGAAAATCAATAAATTCTTTTACAGAAATGCCGATTTTGTGCATTATATGGAACAAGGATATTGTTACCTAGACCATCAATTTTTTACCAGAAACCATCGGGATAATTTTCCCTTTACCCCCATGACCGATTACTACCAATTTCCGGAATTTTCAACATCGCAAGACATGCTTTGGGCAAAAGTAAAAGCGATGTACCGATTCATTCATTACATCCGGCAAGCACTCAAAAGACTGAAAGTGGATGATTCTGAAATATTTGAAGAAAAAAAACACAAAGTATTGTTATGGACAGGGCCAAAAACAGCTTTAACAGAATTAATTTATGCCTTGTTTTCTAATGGTGCGATTAATTATGGTGCGGCAGATATTAATACGATAACAGCATCATTTGAAGATTTTTTCAACATCAAATTAGATAACATCTATAAAACCTACACCGAAATCAAAGCCCGTAAAAGTAGTAAGACAAAATTTTTAGAAGAATTAACCTTAAATCTACAACAAAAAATGTCCAGAGAAGACCAAGAGTAA
- a CDS encoding bifunctional aminotransferase class I/II-fold pyridoxal phosphate-dependent enzyme/GNAT family N-acetyltransferase, with protein MAKIKHNNFIDTVDEVLSGAKKEGVLHLYAEDQVLTGRTIQIKGKGMFHFGTTGYLGLEQDIRLKEAAIAAIHNYGTQFPLSKSYISHPLYSELERKIEKMYGIPPIITKNSTLGHLAVIPTLIRDEDAVIMDHQVHWSVQNACQLLKLRGIPVEMIRHSNLDMLEDKIKQLSSKCNKIWYMADGVYSMFGDYAPIPELLALTQKYAQLNLYFDDVHGMSWKGKNGTGFIFEAINELPENCIIVSTLSKTFGASGATVFCKNQKLREKIKNFGGPLTFSAQLEPASVAAAIASADIHLSPEIGLKQKGLADKIGYFNQLLSKGDLPIISKNDSPVFFLGMGTPATAYNFVQRLFKEGFFLNLGIYPAVPIKNTGIRITLSSHNQQQDITALAEAMEYHFPKALEETNNTENKIKQAFGIESRKTVKISESKEQELFIEEKNTIQEIEKSEWNQYMGKQNIFDWEGMLYLEKTFSQHPDPTNQWDFYYYIIKDSTGNIILMTFFTYGLWKDDMLATESVSKYLEEIRKTNPLYLTSKVFSMGSLFTEGKHCFINQEHPLAEKAIKLLLDNIEEKYNILNADMLVLRDFEEENKYNKTILDQGYFKIDMPESCVVQNQTWNSNEEFVNGLSSRSRKHFNKEIEPYEKYFDVTIKDKLSKSEIARAYQLYNNVKDNNYAINTFRYTQDIFENMNENPNWEFIVLALKADSENSFVGIMFCYKNNNHTYVPELIGMDYKWAKEYQLYRQLLFQTIKRANALKFQKIDFGVSASFEKRKLGARIIPKVAYVQARDNYAMELMNTLQNDYKSIVKE; from the coding sequence ATGGCAAAAATTAAACACAACAACTTCATCGATACAGTAGATGAGGTTTTATCTGGGGCAAAAAAGGAAGGTGTTTTGCATTTATATGCAGAAGACCAAGTTTTAACAGGCAGGACAATCCAGATTAAGGGAAAAGGAATGTTTCATTTTGGGACAACAGGGTATTTGGGACTCGAGCAAGATATACGATTGAAAGAGGCAGCAATAGCTGCCATACATAATTATGGTACGCAATTCCCCCTTTCAAAATCCTATATTTCACATCCACTATACAGCGAACTAGAGCGTAAAATCGAAAAAATGTATGGTATTCCACCCATTATAACCAAGAACAGCACGTTAGGGCATTTAGCAGTTATCCCAACACTTATTAGAGACGAAGATGCTGTAATAATGGACCATCAAGTACACTGGAGTGTTCAAAATGCGTGTCAACTTTTAAAACTGCGAGGAATTCCAGTTGAAATGATTAGACATAGTAATTTGGACATGTTGGAGGATAAAATTAAACAACTAAGCTCCAAATGCAACAAAATTTGGTACATGGCTGATGGTGTATATTCCATGTTCGGTGATTATGCACCAATTCCGGAATTATTGGCTTTGACTCAAAAATATGCACAACTGAACCTTTATTTTGACGATGTTCATGGGATGAGTTGGAAAGGCAAAAACGGAACTGGCTTTATTTTTGAGGCTATCAATGAACTACCTGAAAATTGCATTATTGTCAGCACACTAAGTAAAACCTTTGGAGCCAGCGGAGCAACAGTGTTTTGCAAGAATCAAAAACTGCGAGAAAAAATTAAAAATTTCGGTGGACCGTTAACCTTTTCTGCTCAGTTAGAACCTGCATCCGTAGCAGCTGCAATCGCCTCTGCAGACATCCATTTATCTCCTGAAATTGGATTGAAACAAAAAGGCTTAGCTGATAAAATCGGCTATTTTAACCAATTGTTATCAAAGGGAGACCTTCCAATAATTTCAAAAAATGATTCACCAGTTTTCTTTTTGGGAATGGGTACACCCGCAACGGCTTATAATTTTGTTCAACGATTATTCAAGGAAGGTTTTTTTCTGAATTTAGGAATTTATCCCGCTGTACCAATCAAGAATACGGGAATAAGAATAACGTTATCCAGTCACAACCAACAACAGGACATTACTGCCTTAGCCGAAGCGATGGAATATCACTTCCCCAAAGCTTTGGAAGAAACAAATAATACCGAAAACAAAATCAAACAGGCTTTTGGAATAGAGAGCAGAAAAACTGTAAAGATTTCAGAATCAAAAGAGCAGGAGCTTTTTATCGAAGAAAAAAATACGATACAGGAGATAGAAAAATCAGAATGGAACCAATATATGGGGAAACAAAATATTTTCGATTGGGAAGGAATGCTTTATTTAGAAAAAACATTCAGCCAGCATCCAGACCCAACTAATCAATGGGATTTTTACTATTACATCATTAAAGACAGCACCGGCAATATAATCCTAATGACCTTTTTTACCTATGGTCTTTGGAAAGACGATATGTTGGCAACTGAATCGGTATCTAAGTATTTGGAAGAAATAAGAAAGACCAATCCTTTATACCTTACCTCAAAAGTATTCAGTATGGGATCGCTATTTACAGAAGGAAAACATTGTTTCATCAATCAAGAACATCCTTTAGCCGAAAAAGCAATAAAACTTTTATTGGATAATATAGAAGAAAAATACAATATATTAAATGCTGATATGTTGGTGTTAAGGGATTTTGAAGAAGAGAATAAATATAACAAAACGATATTGGACCAGGGTTATTTCAAAATAGATATGCCGGAATCCTGTGTAGTGCAAAATCAAACATGGAATTCTAATGAAGAGTTTGTAAATGGACTATCATCTCGTTCCCGTAAACATTTCAATAAAGAAATAGAACCTTATGAGAAGTACTTTGATGTTACAATAAAGGATAAATTAAGTAAATCGGAAATAGCAAGAGCATACCAACTCTACAATAATGTAAAAGATAATAATTACGCTATTAATACATTCCGATATACTCAAGATATTTTTGAAAACATGAACGAAAATCCTAACTGGGAGTTCATAGTATTAGCATTGAAAGCAGATTCCGAAAATTCATTTGTCGGAATCATGTTTTGTTACAAAAACAACAATCACACCTATGTTCCGGAATTAATAGGGATGGATTATAAATGGGCAAAAGAATACCAACTCTACAGGCAATTGTTGTTTCAAACCATAAAAAGAGCCAATGCACTGAAGTTTCAAAAAATAGACTTTGGCGTGTCTGCTTCCTTTGAAAAAAGAAAATTAGGAGCTCGGATAATTCCAAAAGTAGCCTATGTTCAGGCAAGAGATAATTATGCAATGGAACTTATGAATACTTTGCAAAATGATTACAAATCAATTGTAAAAGAATGA